One part of the Thermodesulfobacterium commune DSM 2178 genome encodes these proteins:
- a CDS encoding UDP-N-acetylmuramoyl-tripeptide--D-alanyl-D-alanine ligase codes for MNVENVFFTEDIIRATSGMLLNGDMGSSFRGISTDTRIIKPGYLFWALKGKNFDGHDFWKEAIEKGAKGLVISRFSSGFRLEDLPKTISVILVKDTLSALGDFAKFWRKKLNCVVVAITGSCGKTTTKELTFEILSRFFQTFKNLANYNNLIGVPLSILSMKEGTEVGVLELGTNAPGEIARLSEIVFPQVSVITCVYPAHLEGLGSLEGILEEKLSIFKNTDLNGKLVYFYDQEPLREKVKVFKQEKISFGFEEGADLRAKNLELDKDKLKVEIAFKTHKKSLILPQIGKHNVLNLLAAIAVGLSLNLDLDSIAEKIEKEVPLYQRAKCYKKGRFLIIDDTYNANPGSMKASLEWLRSFSDYPQKIVILGDMLELGPESKRYHEEVGDLAKQVADQAYFIGENAKFYAATFSPKPCEVFTTTEEFLEALKFLRIKDLFFGNTAILVKGSRGLRLERVVERLLEELE; via the coding sequence ATGAATGTAGAAAATGTGTTTTTTACCGAAGATATCATAAGAGCTACCTCTGGGATGTTGTTAAACGGAGACATGGGCTCGAGTTTTAGAGGGATTTCGACTGACACCAGGATCATTAAGCCAGGGTATCTCTTTTGGGCTTTAAAAGGGAAAAACTTTGACGGACATGATTTTTGGAAAGAGGCTATAGAAAAAGGGGCAAAGGGATTGGTTATTTCTCGATTTTCTTCAGGTTTTAGGTTAGAAGACTTACCTAAAACCATATCTGTTATTTTAGTAAAGGATACACTAAGTGCTTTAGGGGATTTTGCAAAATTTTGGAGAAAAAAACTGAACTGCGTGGTAGTAGCTATCACCGGTTCCTGTGGTAAAACCACCACCAAAGAACTTACCTTTGAAATCTTATCTCGATTTTTCCAGACATTCAAAAACTTAGCCAATTATAATAACCTGATAGGAGTTCCTCTTTCTATCCTTTCTATGAAAGAAGGCACTGAGGTAGGTGTTTTAGAGCTTGGGACAAATGCTCCTGGTGAGATCGCTCGCTTGTCAGAGATAGTTTTTCCTCAGGTTTCAGTGATTACCTGCGTGTATCCTGCCCATTTAGAAGGCCTGGGGTCTTTAGAAGGGATTTTAGAAGAAAAATTATCTATTTTTAAAAATACAGACCTTAACGGAAAGTTGGTTTATTTCTATGACCAAGAACCTCTAAGAGAAAAGGTAAAAGTTTTTAAACAGGAAAAAATTTCCTTTGGTTTTGAGGAAGGAGCTGATTTAAGGGCTAAAAACTTGGAGTTAGATAAAGACAAGCTTAAGGTAGAGATAGCTTTTAAAACCCATAAAAAGTCATTAATCTTACCTCAAATAGGGAAACATAATGTTTTAAATCTACTTGCAGCGATAGCTGTGGGTTTAAGCCTTAATTTAGATTTAGATTCTATCGCAGAAAAGATAGAAAAGGAAGTGCCCCTTTATCAAAGGGCTAAGTGTTATAAAAAAGGAAGGTTTTTGATAATAGACGATACTTATAACGCCAACCCTGGATCTATGAAAGCCTCTTTAGAGTGGTTACGAAGCTTCTCAGATTATCCTCAAAAGATAGTTATCTTAGGAGACATGTTAGAATTAGGGCCTGAGAGCAAGCGATATCATGAAGAGGTAGGAGATTTGGCTAAACAGGTAGCTGATCAAGCCTATTTTATAGGGGAAAATGCTAAATTTTATGCAGCTACCTTTTCTCCAAAGCCCTGTGAGGTCTTTACAACCACAGAGGAATTTTTAGAAGCTCTTAAATTTTTGAGGATTAAAGACCTATTCTTTGGAAACACAGCTATTTTAGTAAAGGGCTCAAGGGGGTTGAGGCTTGAGAGGGTGGTAGAAAGACTTTTGGAGGAACTTGAGTAA
- a CDS encoding UDP-N-acetylmuramoyl-L-alanyl-D-glutamate--2,6-diaminopimelate ligase, protein MKFLKDIIKDVEILKVYPEDEKWLTIQVYGIADNSKEMSEGYVFIARKGTNLKGEDFIPEAINRGAKVIVRETPIEPQKIPSGVYQIQVRDVKKALSQMALNFFDHPEKKLTLIGVTGTNGKTSVCYFTKTLLQSLGVKTGYIGTIFYEIERRIPATETTPSIIKLGWLMKEMVDKGFKACVMEVSSHALDQKRVEGLSFEIAGFTNLSRDHLDYHKTMEAYFQAKKLLFTDYLTPEGKVVLSFETEYGKRLYQELKTFLLEDRILIVNDGYLRVEILGMEDGLEVELKFLETGEVYRVKTSLFGEYQAKNLATTVGILTALGYPKEEIVLRLRELRNPVGRLELVAEFNGAKVFVDYAHTPSALEYALKSLLPLKKNRLVVVFGCGGNRDAGKRPLMGEVAETIADYVILTSDNPRFEEPEAIIDDIKKGLKGIKPCAVISDRREAIEFAIKLLEEGDVLLIAGKGHETYQEIQGKRYPFSDQEEILKTIKRIKERS, encoded by the coding sequence ATGAAATTTCTGAAGGACATTATTAAGGATGTGGAAATACTAAAGGTTTACCCTGAGGATGAGAAGTGGTTAACCATCCAGGTTTATGGAATCGCTGACAACTCTAAAGAGATGTCTGAGGGCTACGTGTTTATAGCAAGGAAAGGGACTAATCTTAAGGGCGAAGACTTTATACCTGAGGCTATTAACAGAGGTGCTAAGGTTATCGTTAGGGAGACACCTATAGAGCCCCAAAAAATTCCCTCAGGGGTTTATCAAATCCAGGTAAGGGATGTTAAAAAAGCCCTTTCTCAGATGGCTTTGAATTTTTTTGACCACCCTGAAAAGAAACTAACCCTTATAGGGGTTACCGGAACCAACGGAAAAACTTCGGTATGCTACTTTACAAAAACTTTGTTGCAAAGCCTTGGGGTAAAAACCGGGTATATAGGAACTATTTTTTACGAGATAGAAAGAAGAATTCCTGCTACTGAGACTACACCTTCTATCATAAAACTTGGTTGGTTGATGAAAGAAATGGTAGATAAGGGATTTAAAGCCTGTGTGATGGAGGTTTCTTCTCATGCTTTAGACCAAAAAAGAGTAGAAGGACTTTCCTTTGAAATAGCAGGTTTTACCAACCTTTCAAGAGATCACTTGGATTACCATAAAACCATGGAAGCCTATTTTCAGGCTAAAAAGTTACTTTTTACCGATTATTTAACTCCAGAAGGCAAGGTAGTTTTATCATTTGAGACAGAGTATGGGAAAAGACTTTATCAGGAGTTAAAAACCTTTTTACTTGAAGACCGGATCCTCATTGTAAACGATGGTTATTTAAGGGTAGAAATTTTAGGGATGGAAGATGGGCTTGAGGTAGAGTTAAAATTTTTAGAGACTGGTGAGGTATATAGGGTTAAAACCTCACTTTTTGGAGAATACCAGGCAAAAAATCTAGCTACGACAGTAGGAATTTTGACGGCTTTAGGCTATCCCAAGGAAGAGATAGTTTTAAGGCTTAGGGAGCTTAGAAATCCAGTAGGAAGGTTAGAACTGGTAGCTGAGTTTAACGGGGCTAAGGTGTTTGTAGACTATGCTCATACTCCTTCAGCTCTAGAGTATGCCTTGAAAAGTTTATTACCTCTAAAGAAAAACAGGCTTGTTGTGGTTTTTGGTTGTGGAGGTAACCGAGATGCTGGTAAAAGACCTCTTATGGGTGAGGTAGCAGAAACTATTGCAGATTATGTAATCCTTACTTCAGACAACCCTCGTTTTGAAGAGCCTGAGGCTATCATCGACGATATAAAGAAGGGGCTAAAAGGCATAAAACCCTGTGCAGTGATTTCAGACAGAAGAGAAGCCATCGAGTTTGCGATAAAACTTTTGGAAGAAGGAGATGTATTGTTAATCGCAGGAAAGGGTCACGAAACCTATCAGGAGATTCAGGGAAAAAGGTATCCTTTTTCTGACCAGGAAGAGATTTTGAAAACTATAAAGAGGATAAAAGAGAGGTCATAG
- a CDS encoding penicillin-binding protein 2: MSKKQHYSLWCFLGIFLFFLVLVLNFSVEKVTGKSSLPEVKRGYIFDRNYEPLVITLENYKAYYVIKNNNWMAESIPDVVKTYLPSTLNLPKKGIILLSEDLTLDEVERLSKESRVLIEKSFRRKILVPEMDFLIGETFNGYGVSGLEKRFDAYLQKGEPLVLSLDLKKEKKFLNLKKQLEKNYQLGLAEIDLSTGEVLAYVDEKETPLFEEAYPSSVFGIFHKNQKTTLWGLGEYFLASLCGQNISIDFVKKNEKVCNPELENFSKDKMMFLLDKSVVRVYFKDNKMLIVVLKEKNNSSEDIKINLCSERFDDLFAGLL; the protein is encoded by the coding sequence ATGAGTAAAAAACAGCATTACAGTTTATGGTGTTTTTTGGGCATATTTCTGTTTTTTCTGGTGTTGGTGCTCAATTTTTCTGTCGAAAAGGTTACCGGCAAATCTTCTCTTCCAGAGGTAAAACGAGGATATATTTTTGATAGAAACTACGAACCCTTAGTCATTACTTTAGAAAACTATAAGGCCTATTATGTTATTAAAAACAACAACTGGATGGCTGAGTCTATACCTGATGTGGTAAAGACCTACCTGCCTTCTACTTTAAACCTTCCGAAAAAGGGGATCATCCTTCTTTCTGAGGATTTGACGTTAGATGAAGTAGAGAGGCTCTCAAAGGAGTCAAGAGTTCTTATAGAAAAATCTTTTAGAAGAAAGATACTGGTTCCAGAGATGGATTTTCTGATAGGAGAAACGTTTAATGGTTATGGGGTTTCAGGTTTAGAAAAGAGGTTTGATGCTTATCTCCAGAAAGGAGAGCCGCTGGTGTTATCTTTGGACCTTAAAAAGGAAAAAAAGTTTCTGAATCTTAAAAAACAGCTAGAAAAAAATTATCAACTAGGTTTAGCAGAAATAGACCTTTCTACAGGAGAGGTTTTAGCTTACGTGGATGAAAAAGAAACTCCGTTGTTTGAAGAAGCTTACCCTTCATCAGTTTTTGGGATATTTCATAAAAATCAAAAGACAACTCTCTGGGGTTTAGGAGAATACTTTTTGGCTAGTCTTTGTGGTCAGAATATTTCTATCGATTTTGTGAAAAAAAACGAAAAGGTTTGCAATCCAGAGTTGGAAAATTTCTCCAAAGACAAGATGATGTTTTTATTGGACAAATCAGTGGTAAGGGTTTATTTTAAGGATAATAAAATGTTAATTGTAGTTTTAAAAGAGAAAAACAATTCTTCCGAGGACATAAAGATTAATCTTTGTTCAGAACGGTTTGACGACTTATTTGCAGGGTTGTTATGA
- the rsmH gene encoding 16S rRNA (cytosine(1402)-N(4))-methyltransferase RsmH, translating into MSPGGRSISFHEPVLLEEIIDWLKVFPDKIYVDGTVGMGGHSEAILERSSPTGVLYGFEWNEPSFELAKQRLSKYGDRARLFNLNFIYIKEVLQKEGVLADGILLDLGISSFLLEHSGRGFSFQKDEPLDMRMSLEKELTAEKILNIYDVKRLSQVFLTGEVPSAVKFAQFICERRKRKPFKTTKDLVEAVKEFYKSSRKSLLAVIFQSLRIEVNEELKNLEKVLKEVPEVLKTGGRIAIISFHSLEDRLVKNFFKVDPRIRPVLKKPVVPTLEEIRRNPRARSAKLRVGEKI; encoded by the coding sequence ATCTCACCGGGAGGTAGGAGTATTTCTTTCCATGAGCCTGTGCTTTTAGAGGAGATTATAGATTGGCTTAAGGTGTTTCCAGATAAGATCTATGTAGACGGCACTGTGGGGATGGGAGGGCATAGTGAGGCTATTCTTGAAAGGTCTTCTCCTACAGGTGTTTTATACGGTTTTGAATGGAATGAACCTTCTTTTGAGCTCGCTAAGCAAAGGTTAAGTAAATATGGAGATAGAGCAAGACTTTTTAACTTAAATTTTATTTATATAAAAGAAGTTTTACAGAAAGAAGGTGTGTTGGCAGATGGGATTTTATTAGACCTTGGTATTTCTTCTTTTCTGTTAGAACATAGCGGACGGGGTTTTTCTTTCCAAAAAGATGAGCCTTTAGACATGAGGATGAGTTTGGAAAAAGAGCTTACCGCAGAAAAAATCTTAAATATTTATGATGTAAAAAGGCTTTCTCAGGTTTTTTTAACAGGAGAGGTCCCAAGTGCCGTTAAATTTGCTCAGTTTATCTGCGAAAGAAGAAAAAGAAAACCCTTTAAAACCACTAAAGATTTGGTAGAGGCTGTTAAGGAGTTTTATAAAAGTAGCAGAAAGAGCCTTCTTGCTGTGATATTTCAAAGTTTACGAATAGAAGTTAACGAAGAACTTAAGAATTTAGAAAAAGTGCTAAAGGAGGTACCAGAGGTTTTAAAAACAGGAGGAAGGATAGCGATAATTTCTTTTCATTCTTTAGAGGATAGGCTGGTAAAAAATTTTTTTAAGGTTGACCCGAGGATAAGGCCTGTGTTAAAAAAGCCGGTTGTTCCTACTTTAGAAGAGATAAGAAGAAATCCAAGGGCCCGTAGTGCCAAACTAAGGGTGGGGGAGAAAATATGA
- the mraZ gene encoding division/cell wall cluster transcriptional repressor MraZ has product MFRGKFKHSLDEKGRFSLPAKFREVLRVKYGSENLVVTNYPECLVAYPVEEWQKIEEKLLGLPWDVPEVREYVRYFLGSAEECQPDKQGRILLPQSLREEIGLEKEVVLLGMLYHFEIWNPVHLESRFRETKNNFNQIMQMINPYLTGR; this is encoded by the coding sequence ATGTTTAGAGGTAAGTTTAAGCACTCTTTAGATGAAAAAGGTCGGTTTAGTCTTCCTGCTAAATTTAGAGAGGTTCTAAGGGTTAAATATGGGAGTGAAAATTTAGTGGTTACTAACTATCCTGAGTGTTTGGTAGCCTATCCTGTAGAGGAATGGCAAAAGATAGAAGAAAAGTTGTTGGGGCTTCCTTGGGATGTTCCAGAGGTAAGGGAATATGTAAGGTATTTTTTAGGTTCTGCTGAGGAATGCCAGCCTGACAAACAGGGAAGGATTTTGTTGCCCCAGTCTTTGAGAGAAGAAATTGGGTTAGAAAAAGAGGTGGTGCTGTTAGGAATGCTTTATCACTTCGAGATATGGAATCCAGTTCATTTAGAAAGCAGGTTTAGAGAAACGAAAAATAATTTTAACCAGATTATGCAGATGATAAACCCCTATCTCACCGGGAGGTAG
- a CDS encoding ATP-binding protein yields MKQILVISGKGGTGKTFFTGCLAVAILNKVIVDCDVDAANLHLLLHPSIEQSFEFFGGKKAFIDKEKCTLCGACKEVCQFEAINDDFQVDRFSCEGCTVCSYICPASAIVFNDVLSGYYFISQTEYGKMVHARLGIAQENSGKLVAKLREVAKGIAETTKADFIILDGPPGIGCPVMASMTGVDLAIAITEPTVSGLHDVKRVIDLARHFKVDLKVIINKYDLNPEMSQHMATQLEKEGTEVIGVIPFSEEILESVKAGIPYLKFSQSSLAKKIEQLIYKILEKIT; encoded by the coding sequence ATGAAACAGATTTTGGTGATAAGTGGAAAAGGTGGAACAGGTAAAACCTTTTTTACAGGTTGTTTGGCAGTAGCTATCTTAAACAAGGTTATCGTAGATTGTGATGTTGATGCAGCTAATTTACATCTGCTTTTACATCCTTCTATAGAGCAATCTTTTGAGTTTTTTGGAGGAAAGAAAGCCTTTATAGACAAAGAAAAATGCACCTTATGTGGGGCTTGTAAGGAGGTGTGTCAATTTGAGGCTATAAACGATGATTTTCAGGTTGATAGGTTTTCTTGTGAGGGGTGTACTGTTTGTAGCTATATATGTCCTGCCTCAGCTATCGTTTTTAACGATGTGTTATCAGGATACTACTTTATTTCTCAAACTGAGTATGGGAAAATGGTTCACGCAAGACTGGGTATCGCCCAGGAAAACTCAGGAAAATTGGTAGCTAAACTGAGAGAAGTAGCTAAAGGAATAGCTGAGACAACCAAGGCAGATTTTATCATTCTTGATGGGCCCCCTGGAATAGGTTGTCCGGTAATGGCCTCTATGACTGGTGTTGACCTTGCTATAGCCATTACTGAACCGACTGTTTCTGGTCTTCACGATGTAAAAAGGGTGATAGATCTTGCTCGACATTTTAAGGTGGACCTAAAGGTGATTATCAATAAGTATGACTTAAATCCTGAGATGAGCCAACATATGGCCACCCAACTCGAGAAAGAAGGGACTGAGGTAATAGGTGTGATCCCCTTTTCTGAAGAAATTTTAGAGTCAGTAAAAGCTGGGATCCCTTATCTTAAATTTTCCCAAAGTAGTTTAGCCAAGAAGATAGAGCAACTTATATATAAAATTCTTGAGAAAATCACTTAG
- a CDS encoding ATP-binding protein: protein MIISVASGKGGTGKTTVAVSLALTIGNAQIIDCDVEEPNVRLFLTPEIKETYQVNTLIPEIDKEKCTYCGYCSKICVYNALSVLKFEQGGEVFFFPHLCHGCGGCILLCPEKAIYSGFRPIGEITKGVKEGIEFIEGKLNISEVLAPKVIEETKKFIDPDKIAIIDAPPGTSCPTVASIKGADFCILVTEPTPFGLHDLELAYEMTKVLNIPCGVIINKSQEDKIVENFCENVGLPILMKIPFKREIAEFYSKGIPLVVGMPEYKEKFLNLIKSIKGFIK from the coding sequence ATGATAATCTCAGTTGCCAGCGGAAAAGGAGGAACAGGTAAAACTACGGTAGCGGTTTCTTTAGCCTTAACCATAGGTAACGCTCAGATAATCGATTGTGATGTAGAAGAACCAAATGTTCGACTTTTTTTAACCCCAGAGATCAAAGAAACCTATCAAGTAAATACCCTGATTCCTGAGATAGATAAAGAAAAATGTACTTATTGTGGTTATTGTAGCAAAATATGCGTTTATAATGCTTTGTCTGTGTTAAAGTTTGAACAAGGTGGGGAGGTTTTCTTTTTTCCTCATCTATGTCATGGATGTGGAGGTTGTATTTTACTCTGTCCTGAAAAGGCTATTTATTCTGGATTCAGGCCTATAGGAGAAATAACCAAAGGTGTTAAAGAAGGCATAGAGTTTATAGAGGGGAAGCTAAACATTTCGGAGGTGCTTGCCCCTAAGGTAATCGAAGAAACTAAAAAGTTTATCGATCCTGATAAGATTGCAATCATCGATGCCCCACCTGGTACTTCATGCCCTACGGTGGCCTCAATAAAAGGTGCTGATTTCTGCATTCTGGTTACAGAGCCAACCCCTTTTGGACTTCATGACTTAGAGCTTGCTTATGAAATGACCAAAGTTTTAAACATACCCTGCGGGGTAATCATCAATAAATCTCAGGAAGATAAAATTGTGGAAAACTTTTGTGAAAATGTCGGCCTTCCCATTTTGATGAAAATCCCTTTTAAAAGAGAAATAGCTGAGTTTTATTCAAAGGGCATTCCTTTGGTAGTTGGTATGCCTGAGTATAAAGAAAAATTCTTAAATCTTATTAAATCGATAAAGGGATTTATAAAATGA
- a CDS encoding MBL fold metallo-hydrolase — MIEVTIVFDNYKGEPGFETGWGYSCVVKRNDEFLLFDTGADGQKLIKNLKRAGITPSLVSKIILSHAHKDHTGGLKEIQSLMPEAEIYAGVSFYEEVKKLLPYARLFKVSSEVLRITQGVYLTGELEGKVKETSLVLEAKDGVIVLTGCAHPGIEKIIEKVISEINPKVLAILGGLHLLDKNAEEIRNVIACLESKDVRLLAPSHCTGDLALKLFKQHFKERFLKVGVGTKITFESK, encoded by the coding sequence TTGATAGAAGTTACCATAGTTTTTGATAACTATAAGGGTGAACCAGGTTTTGAAACAGGTTGGGGATATAGCTGCGTTGTTAAGAGAAACGATGAATTTTTACTTTTTGATACCGGGGCCGACGGACAAAAGTTGATAAAAAATTTAAAAAGAGCAGGGATAACTCCTTCTTTAGTTTCAAAAATCATTCTATCTCATGCCCACAAAGACCATACAGGTGGTTTAAAAGAGATACAGAGTTTAATGCCTGAGGCTGAGATTTATGCCGGAGTCTCTTTTTATGAAGAGGTTAAAAAGTTATTGCCTTACGCAAGGTTGTTTAAAGTTTCTTCAGAGGTTTTAAGGATTACCCAAGGAGTTTATCTTACCGGTGAGCTTGAAGGAAAGGTCAAAGAAACTTCCTTGGTTTTAGAAGCCAAAGATGGGGTGATAGTCCTTACAGGGTGTGCTCATCCTGGGATCGAAAAAATTATCGAAAAAGTTATCTCTGAGATCAACCCTAAGGTTTTAGCGATTTTAGGAGGTCTTCATCTGCTTGATAAAAACGCGGAAGAAATTAGGAACGTGATAGCTTGTTTAGAAAGTAAAGATGTCCGATTGCTCGCACCATCTCATTGCACCGGAGACCTTGCTCTAAAGCTTTTTAAACAACATTTTAAAGAAAGGTTTTTAAAGGTAGGGGTAGGGACTAAAATTACTTTTGAGAGCAAATAA
- a CDS encoding Mrp/NBP35 family ATP-binding protein, producing the protein MEEKGCSCENQCSPQCDAKQCDAKKGLNEEGQDGLKNTVSKIKRKILVLSGKGGVGKSTVSTNLAVGLSQKGYFTGLLDIDIHGPNIPNMLGLQGIPPLVTDAGLFPLKPFENLEVISIGFFLQEKDTPVIWRGPLKHRVIEQFLTEVRWGPLDYLVVDSPPGTGDEVISIHQLLDKVDGAVIVATPQEVALADVRRSIRFCLEASIPILGVVENMSGFVCPRCGDIIEIFKTGGAEKIAKEYNIPFLGKIPLDPRIVQGGDEGKPVLLYYPDSEPAKAFAKVVDKIVEALNP; encoded by the coding sequence ATGGAAGAAAAAGGTTGTAGCTGTGAGAATCAATGTAGTCCTCAATGTGATGCAAAACAATGTGATGCAAAAAAAGGATTAAATGAAGAGGGTCAGGATGGGCTTAAAAATACAGTTTCTAAAATAAAAAGAAAAATTTTGGTGTTATCTGGAAAAGGAGGGGTTGGTAAAAGTACGGTGTCTACCAATCTTGCGGTGGGGTTATCTCAAAAAGGATATTTTACTGGACTCTTGGATATAGATATTCACGGGCCTAATATTCCTAATATGTTAGGCTTACAAGGTATTCCTCCTTTGGTTACCGATGCCGGGCTTTTCCCTTTGAAGCCTTTTGAAAATTTAGAAGTAATCTCTATAGGGTTTTTCTTGCAGGAAAAAGATACTCCGGTAATTTGGCGAGGTCCCCTGAAACATCGGGTGATAGAGCAGTTTTTAACAGAGGTTCGTTGGGGACCTCTTGATTATTTAGTGGTTGATTCTCCTCCAGGTACAGGAGATGAAGTGATTTCTATCCATCAACTTTTAGATAAAGTTGACGGAGCTGTCATAGTAGCTACCCCTCAAGAGGTAGCTTTGGCTGATGTGAGAAGGTCTATAAGGTTTTGTTTAGAGGCTTCGATCCCTATCCTTGGAGTTGTAGAAAACATGAGTGGGTTTGTTTGTCCCCGTTGTGGAGATATAATCGAAATATTTAAGACAGGTGGAGCGGAAAAAATCGCTAAAGAGTATAACATTCCTTTTTTAGGCAAAATTCCTCTTGACCCAAGGATAGTTCAGGGAGGAGACGAAGGAAAACCAGTTTTATTATACTATCCTGACAGTGAACCTGCTAAAGCTTTTGCAAAAGTGGTAGATAAAATCGTGGAGGCCCTTAACCCTTGA
- a CDS encoding NifB/NifX family molybdenum-iron cluster-binding protein codes for MKICIVSQGKDLEAEIDSRFGRCRYFVFYDTETGEYEVIENTWREATQGAGVQAAQFVASKGVQVLVTGGKLGPKAERIIGSAKIKILEVSGKVIDGINQVKNLS; via the coding sequence ATGAAAATTTGTATAGTCTCTCAAGGAAAGGATTTAGAGGCAGAGATAGACTCAAGGTTCGGACGTTGCAGATATTTTGTTTTTTACGATACAGAAACAGGAGAGTACGAGGTAATAGAAAATACCTGGAGAGAGGCTACTCAAGGGGCTGGGGTTCAAGCTGCCCAGTTTGTGGCTTCTAAAGGGGTTCAAGTTTTAGTTACTGGTGGTAAATTAGGTCCGAAAGCAGAAAGGATAATTGGTTCGGCGAAAATAAAAATTTTAGAAGTTTCGGGTAAGGTGATAGATGGAATCAATCAGGTTAAAAATCTGAGTTAG
- a CDS encoding DUF5320 domain-containing protein, with product MPWGDRTGPLGLGPRTGRGLGYCSGANTPGFMIPGGLGWGRGRRGGWGCWRWFAGLGRGWRWFWRRAFGARFSSVNEAEILRQEAEILRKNLEAIEKRLSEIEQGK from the coding sequence ATGCCTTGGGGAGATAGAACAGGTCCACTTGGGTTAGGACCAAGAACAGGAAGAGGTTTAGGATATTGTTCTGGGGCTAATACTCCTGGGTTTATGATTCCTGGAGGATTAGGATGGGGTAGAGGTAGAAGAGGTGGTTGGGGTTGTTGGAGATGGTTTGCAGGTCTTGGAAGAGGGTGGAGATGGTTCTGGAGAAGGGCTTTTGGAGCAAGGTTCTCTTCGGTAAATGAAGCAGAAATACTAAGGCAGGAGGCAGAGATTTTAAGAAAGAATCTTGAAGCTATAGAAAAACGTTTAAGTGAAATCGAACAGGGTAAGTAA
- a CDS encoding NifB/NifX family molybdenum-iron cluster-binding protein yields MRIAVATEDGYVAQHFGRCPKFTILEVKDGQIVNQSVLENPGYRTHQPGLVPTFLRNQGVDCVIAGGMGPNAVNMLESFGIKVILGVTGKVEEVMKAFISGSLEGGESLCDHGEHECQH; encoded by the coding sequence ATGAGAATAGCGGTGGCTACAGAGGATGGATATGTGGCTCAACATTTTGGAAGATGTCCAAAGTTTACGATTTTAGAGGTTAAGGATGGACAGATTGTTAATCAGTCTGTTTTAGAAAACCCAGGTTATAGGACTCATCAACCAGGGTTAGTGCCTACTTTCTTGAGAAATCAAGGGGTAGACTGTGTTATAGCTGGGGGGATGGGGCCAAATGCAGTAAATATGCTTGAGTCTTTTGGGATAAAGGTCATCCTTGGCGTAACAGGAAAAGTTGAAGAAGTGATGAAAGCTTTTATCAGTGGAAGTTTAGAGGGAGGAGAAAGCCTTTGTGATCATGGAGAACATGAGTGTCAACATTAA
- a CDS encoding tyrosine-type recombinase/integrase yields MIFSGNIVLSMSVEKEISGKGNKERFVPMSQVVYSALQNLRDTIKTNTQIVFPSPKNPEKTIRDLRKAIKRIVKKAGITQHIHPHQLRHSFATHLLEQGVDLRTIQALLGYRTSRPHRYTRK; encoded by the coding sequence ATGATATTTTCTGGGAACATAGTTTTATCCATGTCCGTGGAAAAGGAAATAAGTGGAAAAGGAAATAAGGAAAGGTTTGTTCCCATGAGCCAAGTTGTTTATTCAGCATTGCAAAATCTGAGAGACACCATAAAAACAAACACCCAGATTGTCTTCCCTTCACCAAAAAATCCAGAAAAGACCATCCGAGACTTACGGAAGGCAATCAAAAGGATAGTAAAGAAAGCTGGCATAACCCAACACATCCACCCTCACCAGCTCAGACATTCCTTTGCAACTCACCTGCTTGAACAGGGAGTAGACCTGAGAACAATTCAGGCTCTTTTAGGATACAGGACATCAAGACCACACAGATATACACGAAAGTAG
- a CDS encoding tyrosine-type recombinase/integrase, with the protein MKFIETAKSEPFYYALFLVMYHMGLRKNEVVALRWNDIFWEHSFIHVRGKGNKWKRK; encoded by the coding sequence GTGAAATTCATTGAAACTGCGAAGTCAGAACCCTTTTACTATGCTCTATTTCTCGTTATGTACCATATGGGGCTGAGGAAAAATGAAGTAGTCGCACTCAGATGGAATGATATTTTCTGGGAACATAGTTTTATCCATGTCCGTGGAAAAGGAAATAAGTGGAAAAGGAAATAA
- a CDS encoding tyrosine-type recombinase/integrase, translated as MPSICRVHQSQKTFSEKKRIILKHIIPFFGHLTF; from the coding sequence ATACCTTCAATATGTCGGGTTCACCAATCTCAAAAAACGTTCTCTGAAAAAAAGAGAATCATTCTGAAACATATAATTCCTTTTTTCGGCCACCTTACTTTCTAA